A section of the Malus sylvestris chromosome 17, drMalSylv7.2, whole genome shotgun sequence genome encodes:
- the LOC126612126 gene encoding pentatricopeptide repeat-containing protein At3g49170, chloroplastic codes for MPGLSLSLPAPAKLPPPPPLSPKATNFELLNNRLINQINVGHLRKAITTLDLLAQRGIHPDLPTYSLLIKSCIRSRNFDLGKLVHDRLAHSQLEPDQVLLNSLISLYSKSGDWKKANSIFENMGSERNLVSWSAMVSCFANNDMGFEAISTFLDMLEHGFYPNEYCFASVIRACSNARNIGIGKVIFGSVIKGGYLGSDVCVGCSLIDMFAKGGGDLGEAYKVFEEMPETDAVTWTLIITRFAQMGFPREAIGLYVDMLLSGFMPDQFALSGVISACTKLESLSLGQQLHSWVIRSGLALGHCVGCCLVDMYAKCVADGSMNDARKVFDRMPNHNVMSWTAIINGYVQSGKGDEEAIKLFVEMMSGHVPPNHFTFSSILKACANLSDLCKGEQIHSLAVKSGLASVNCVGNSLITMYSKSGQVEDARKSFDVLYEKNLISYNTIVDAYAKHLDAEEAFGLFHEIQDTGYGASAFTFSSLLSGAASICAASKGEQIHARIIKSGLESNQIICNALVSMYSRCGNIDAAFLVFNEMEDWNVISWTSMITGFAKHGYAAAAVEMFNKMLEAGIKPNEITYIAVLSACSHAGLVDEGWKHFKEMQKKHGVVPRMEHYACMVDLLGRSGSLVEALEFINSMPFTADELIWRTFLGACRVHGNIELGKHAAKMIIEQNPRDSAAYSLLSNLYASTGRWEEVAKVRKYMKEKYLIKEVGSSWIEVKNKIHKFHVGDTSHPKAKEIYDELDQLGSRIKKLGYVPNTDFVLHDVEEEQKGFYLFQHSEKIAVAFGLISTSKSKPIRVFKNLRVCGDCHTAIKYISEATGREIVVRDSNRFHHFKDGRCSCNEYW; via the coding sequence ATGCCGGGCCTCAGCCTCTCTCTTCCCGCTCCCGCCAAACtccctccacctcctcctctcaGTCCGAAAGCCACCAACTTTGAGCTTCTCAACAACCGTCTGATCAACCAAATTAATGTCGGCCATCTCCGCAAAGCAATCACCACCCTTGATCTCCTGGCGCAGCGCGGGATCCACCCCGACCTCCCCACCTACTCACTCCTCATCAAGTCCTGCATCCGGTCCCGGAACTTCGACCTGGGCAAGCTCGTCCACGACCGGTTGGCTCACTCCCAGCTCGAACCCGACCAGGTACTTCTGAACTCCTTGATTAGCTTGTATTCGAAATCTGGGGACTGGAAGAAGGCGAATTCGATCTTCGAAAACATGGGCAGTGAGAGAAATTTGGTTTCTTGGAGCGCCATGGTGTCTTGTTTTGCGAACAATGATATGGGATTCGAAGCGATCTCGACGTTTCTTGATATGCTCGAACATGGGTTTTACCCGAATGAGTATTGCTTTGCATCTGTGATTCGGGCGTGTTCGAATGCCCGGAATATTGGGATTGGGAAGGTAATTTTTGGGTCGGTGATCAAAGGTGGGTATCTTGGGTCTGATGTGTGTGTTGGGTGTTCATTGATCGATATGTTTGCGAAGGGTGGTGGAGATTTGGGTGAAGCGTATAAGGTGTTTGAGGAAATGCCTGAGACGGATGCGGTGACGTGGACTTTGATCATTACTAGGTTTGCACAGATGGGTTTCCCCAGAGAGGCTATTGGTTTGTATGTGGATATGTTGTTGAGTGGATTCATGCCCGACCAGTTTGCACTAAGTGGTGTTATATCGGCGTGTACAAAGTTGGAATCACTTTCACTGGGGCAGCAATTGCATTCGTGGGTTATACGGTCTGGATTGGCTTTAGGTCATTGTGTCGGGTGTTGTTTGGTGGACATGTATGCCAAGTGTGTAGCTGATGGATCGATGAATGATGCGAGGAAGGTATTTGATCGGATGCCAAACCATAATGTTATGTCATGGACTGCAATTATCAATGGATATGTGCAGAGCGGAAAGGGTGATGAGGAAGCCATCAAACTCTTTGTTGAAATGATGTCAGGTCATGTTCCACCAAATCATTTCACATTTTCTAGCATTCTGAAGGCTTGTGCAAATCTTTCGGATCTGTGTAAGGGTGAACAAATTCACTCCCTGGCAGTGAAATCAGGTCTTGCTTCCGTTAACTGTGTAGGAAATTCGCTTATCACCATGTACTCAAAGTCTGGCCAGGTGGAAGATGCCCGCAAATCTTTTGATGTTCTGTATGAGAAAAATTTGATATCTTATAACACAATCGTTGATGCATATGCCAAGCATTTAGATGCAGAAGAAGCCTTTGGACTTTTTCATGAAATTCAGGATACAGGATATGGGGCTAGTGCTTTCACATTTTCTAGTCTCTTGAGTGGAGCTGCAAGCATTTGTGCTGCTAGTAAGGGCGAACAAATCCATGCCCGGATAATAAAGTCAGGACTTGAGTCAAACCAAATCATTTGTAACGCTTTGGTTTCCATGTATTCTAGGTGTGGAAACATAGATGCTGCTTTTCTAGTTTTCAATGAGATGGAAGATTGGAATGTTATATCATGGACTTCAATGATCACGGGTTTTGCAAAACATGGATATGCAGCTGCAGCGGTGGAAATGTTCAACAAAATGCTTGAGGCCGGAATAAAACCTAATGAGATCACATATATTGCTGTTTTGTCAGCTTGCAGCCATGCGGGTTTGGTTGATGAGGGTTGGAAACACTTCAAGGAAATGCAGAAAAAACATGGTGTTGTCCCAAGAATGGAACATTACGCATGCATGGTTGATTTATTAGGCCGCTCAGGATCCCTTGTAGAAGCCCTCGAGTTTATTAACTCAATGCCTTTTACAGCTGATGAACTCATCTGGCGGACATTTCTTGGAGCCTGCCGAGTGCATGGTAACATAGAGCTTGGTAAACATGCAGCAAAGATGATTATCGAGCAGAACCCACGTGATTCGGCAGCATATAGTTTACTATCGAATTTGTATGCTTCCACTGGTCGGTGGGAAGAAGTGGCAAAAGTAAGAAAATATATGAAAGAGaagtatttgatcaaagaagtaGGTTCTAGCTGGATAGAGGTGAAAAATAAGATCCACAAGTTTCATGTTGGGGATACTTCACACCCGAAGGCAAAGGAGATTTATGATGAACTGGATCAATTGGGCTCAAGGATAAAGAAACTGGGCTATGTCCCGAATACAGATTTTGTACTTCATGATGTGGAAGAGGAACAAAAAGGATTTTACTTGTTTCAACACAGTGAGAAAATAGCAGTGGCGTTTGGTCTTATTAGCACATCGAAATCAAAACCTATTAGAGTATTTAAGAATCTCCGTGTTTGCGGAGACTGCCACACTGCGATTAAGTATATTTCGGAAGCCACTGGGAGAGAAATAGTAGTAAGAGATTCAAATCGGTTTCATCATTTCAAGGACGGGAGATGCTCTTGCAACGAATACTGGTGA
- the LOC126611378 gene encoding probable galacturonosyltransferase 9: MAVAVRGSRGGGGSGFGGFSLRSFFSYRIFVSAMFSLLFIATLSVILTTNPSTPHHDSALPTTGNAYMRRTFLALNSDPLKTRLDLIYKQANDHVTLVNAYAAYARKLKLEISRQMRMFDDLTSNFSELQMKPGYRTALFESDGPLDEDVLRHFEKEVKDKVKFARLMIGESKENYDNQLKIQKLKDTIFAVNELLIKAKKNGAFASSIAAKSIPKSLHCLAMRLVEERISHPEKYKEEEPSPEFEDPSLYHYAIFSDNIIAVSVVVRSVVNNSNEPWRHVFHVVTDRMNLAPMKVWFKMRPVERGAYVEVKAVEDFTFLNSSYVPVLRQLESAKLQKFYFENRAENATKDTQNMKYRNPKYLSMLNHLRFYLPEMYPKLHKILFLDDDVVVQKDLTGLWKIDLDGKVNGAVETCFGSFHRYAQYLNFSHPLIRERFNPRACAWAYGMNIFDLDAWRQEKSTEQYHYWQNLNEDRTLWKLGTLPPGLITFYSTTKSLDKSWHVLGLGYNPSISMDEIRKAAVIHYNGNMKPWLDVAMNQYKKLWTYYLDNDMEFVQMCNFGL, translated from the exons ATGGCGGTGGCCGTGCGTGGCAGCCGTGGCGGAGGCGGGTCGGGTTTTGGCGGGTTCAGCCTCCGGAGCTTCTTCTCGTATCGGATCTTTGTCTCGGCTATGTTCTCTCTGCTCTTCATTGCCACGCTCTCTGTTATCCTCACCACAAATCCTTCGACTCCACACCACGACTCT GCACTTCCAACGACTGGAAACGCGTACATGCGTAGGACGTTTTTAGCTTTAAATTCTGATCCTTTGAAAACAAGATTAGATTTGATATATAAGCAAGCCAATGATCATGTTACTCTGGTGAATGCTTACGCGGCTTACGCCAGGAAGCTTAAGCTGGAGATATCTAGGCAAATGAGAATGTTTGATGATTTGACGTCGAATTTCTCTGAGCTTCAAATGAAGCCGGGTTACAGGACCGCGTTGTTTGAATCAGACGGTCCTTTGGATGAGGATGTTTTGAGGCATTTCGAGAAGGAGGTGAAGGATAAGGTCAAATTTGCTCGGCTAATGATTGGGGAGTCAAAGGAGAATTATGATAATCAGCTCAAGATTCAGAAGTTGAAGGATACCATTTTTGCTGTTAATGAGTTGCTTATAAAGGCAAAGAAGAATGGGGCATTTGCAAGCTCGATTGCTGCAAAATCGATACCAAAAAGTTTGCATTGTTTGGCCATGAGGCTTGTTGAGGAAAGAATTTCACATCCGGAGAAGTACAAGGAAGAGGAACCAAGCCCCGAATTTGAGGACCCAAGTTTGTACCATTATGCAATTTTTTCAGATAATATCATCGCTGTCTCAGTTGTGGTACGATCTGTGGTGAATAATTCCAATGAACCGTGGAGACATGTCTTCCATGTAGTTACAGATAGGATGAATCTTGCACCGATGAAGGTATGGTTTAAGATGAGGCCTGTGGAACGGGGTGCATATGTTGAGGTGAAGGCAGTAGAAGATTTTACTTTCTTGAACTCTTCATATGTGCCAGTCTTGAGGCAACTTGAGTCAGCAAAGTTGCAGAAGTTCTACTTTGAGAATCGGGCAGAGAATGCTACCAAGGATACACAAAACATGAAATATAGAAACCCCAAGTACTTGTCAATGTTGAATCACCTTCGGTTTTATTTGCCAGAGATGTATCCCAAACTGCACAAAATTCTCTTTTTGGATGATGATGTTGTGGTTCAAAAGGACTTGACAGGATTATGGAAGATCGATTTGGATGGGAAGGTGAATGGAGCTGTTGAGACCTGCTTTGGGTCCTTCCATCGGTACGCACAGTATCTGAATTTTTCACACCCTCTGATCAGGGAAAGGTTCAATCCGAGGGCATGTGCTTGGGCCTACGGGATGAATATATTTGATCTTGATGCTTGGAGGCAGGAGAAAAGCACTGAGCAGTACCATTACTGGCAGAACTTG AATGAGGACCGCACTCTGTGGAAACTGGGGACTCTTCCGCCAGGGCTGATTACCTTCTACTCGACAACAAAGTCGTTGGACAAATCATGGCATGTGCTTGGGCTGGGGTACAATCCCAGTATTAGCATGGACGAGATTAGAAAAGCTGCGGTCATTCATTACAACGGAAACATGAAACCTTGGTTGGACGTTGCTATGAACCAATACAAGAAACTCTGGACTTATTATTTGGACAATGATATGGAATTTGTTCAGATGTGCAATTTTGGCTTATAG
- the LOC126611037 gene encoding 6-phosphogluconate dehydrogenase, decarboxylating 2: MAATPKPTRIGLAGLAVMGQNLALNIAEKGFPISVYNRTTSKVDETVERAKKEGNLPLYGFHDPESFVKSIQKPRVVIMLVKAGAPVDQTIKTLSVYLEKGDCIIDGGNEWYENTERREKAMAELGLLYLGMGVSGGEEGARYGPSMMPGGSFEAYKYIEDILLKVSAQVPDSGPCVTYIGKGGSGNFVKMIHNGIEYGDMQLIAEAYDVLKSVGKLSNEELQKVFSEWNKGELLSFLIEITADIFGIKDDKGDGYLVDKVLDKTGMKGTGKWTVQQAAELSVAAPTIESSLDARFLSGLKDERVKAAKVFKSAGFEDSLNTPEVDKAKLIDDVRQALYASKICSYAQGMNLIRAKSIEQGWDLKLGELARIWKGGCIIRAVFLDRIKKAYDRNADLANLLVDPEFSKEIVERQSAWRRVVCLAINSGISTPGMSASLAYFDSYRRESLPANLVQAQRDYFGAHTYERTDMEGAFHTEWFKIAKQSKI; encoded by the coding sequence ATGGCTGCAACACCAAAACCTACAAGAATAGGCCTTGCCGGTTTGGCTGTCATGGGCCAAAATTTGGCTCTCAACATTGCAGAGAAAGGCTTCCCCATTTCGGTATACAATAGAACTACCTCCAAAGTTGATGAGACCGTTGAGCGAGCTAAAAAGGAAGGAAACCTTCCCCTTTATGGATTCCATGATCCCGAATCTTTTGTTAAGTCAATCCAGAAACCCCGTGTCGTGATCATGCTTGTCAAGGCTGGGGCGCCCGTTGACCAGACCATAAAGACCCTCTCCGTCTACCTGGAGAAAGGTGACTGCATCATTgatggtggtaatgagtggtaTGAGAATACTGAGAGGAGGGAGAAAGCCATGGCTGAACTAGGTCTTCTTTACCTTGGAATGGGAGTTTCAGGTGGTGAGGAGGGTGCTCGATACGGGCCTTCTATGATGCCTGGAGGTTCCTTTGAGGCCTATAAGTACATTGAAGACATTCTTCTTAAGGTGTCAGCTCAAGTTCCGGACAGTGGTCCTTGTGTGACTTACATTGGCAAAGGTGGGTCTGGTAACTTTGTCAAGATGATTCACAATGGGATTGAATACGGCGATATGCAGCTGATAGCGGAGGCTTATGATGTACTGAAATCAGTAGGAAAGTTGTCAAATGAGGAACTCCAAAAAGTTTTCTCAGAGTGGAACAAAGGTGAACTTCTCAGTTTCCTGATTGAAATCACTGCTGATATATTTGGAATCAAGGATGACAAGGGAGATGGATATTTGGTCGACAAGGTTTTGGACAAGACTGGCATGAAGGGTACTGGTAAATGGACCGTACAGCAAGCTGCTGAACTATCAGTTGCTGCTCCAACAATTGAATCTTCATTGGATGCAAGGTTCCTCAGTGGGTTAAAGGACGAGAGGGTTAAAGCAGCTAAAGTGTTCAAATCAGCCGGCTTTGAGGATAGCTTGAACACCCCAGAGGTGGATAAGGCAAAGTTGATCGATGATGTGAGGCAAGCACTTTATGCATCAAAGATATGCAGTTATGCACAAGGGATGAATTTGATCCGTGCAAAGAGTATTGAGCAGGGATGGGACTTGAAGTTGGGCGAATTGGCCAGGATCTGGAAGGGAGGTTGCATCATTCGTGCGGTGTTCCTAGACAGAATTAAGAAGGCATATGACAGGAATGCTGATCTTGCAAACCTTCTTGTGGACCCAGAGTTCTCGAAAGAGATCGTTGAGAGGCAGTCTGCCTGGAGAAGGGTGGTATGCCTTGCAATCAACTCAGGCATCAGCACCCCTGGTATGTCAGCTAGTCTTGCTTATTTCGACTCCTACAGAAGGGAAAGCCTGCCCGCTAACTTGGTCCAAGCTCAGCGTGACTACTTCGGTGCTCACACATACGAAAGAACTGACATGGAAGGTGCTTTCCATACTGAATGGTTCAAAATCGCCAAACAGTCAAAGATTTAA
- the LOC126612196 gene encoding protein SOB FIVE-LIKE 3-like, protein MEPLRNFYGTEGCSSSESGWTTYIASPMQEDEPECSNIEDVGYENHHHIAYLTRKKVGKDDNESDDSMASDASSGPSHHHDLVPSRSKDSKGTARSKRDNNKQSRHKSTSKPEKKTGEKSTKRK, encoded by the coding sequence ATGGAGCCCCTCAGAAATTTTTATGGCACAGAAGGATGCAGCAGCAGTGAATCAGGATGGACAACATACATTGCCTCTCCCATGCAAGAAGATGAGCCCGAATGCAGCAATATTGAAGACGTCGGTTACGAAAACCATCATCACATCGCATATCTCACCAGAAAAAAAGTTGGCAAAGATGACAATGAGAGTGATGATTCAATGGCTTCTGATGCTTCTTCTGGCCCAAGTCATCATCATGATCTCGTGCCTTCGCGCAGTAAAGACAGTAAAGGCACCGCTCGTTCCAAACGCGATAACAACAAGCAATCTAGGCACAAGAGCACAAGCAAACCAGAGAAGAAAACTGGCGAAAAGAGTACCAAAAGGAAGTAA